Part of the Grus americana isolate bGruAme1 chromosome 34, bGruAme1.mat, whole genome shotgun sequence genome, GTGTGGCCGTAAAGATAGAGGGGAGGCGCGATGGATTTCGGGAGGTGTGGTCGCTCTCCGCCTATCAGCGCAGCCCGTGGTGTAACGCCGGGAGGTGTGGCTGTGCGGCGCGGTGCACGCCGGGAGGTGTGGCTGTGCGGCGCGGTGCACGCCGGGAAGTGTGGCCCGGGCAGCGGCCGGCGTCCATGGCCGAGCCGGACggtaacggggggggggggggcggcggcggcgggaggggtCCGGGCCGGCGGGgatccccccccctccctctaCGCGCCGCTGCCGCTGATCCCCtgtcctccttctcccccagctcccGGTGCCCGCGGGGACGAGGCCGAGCGGGACGCGGAGTCACCGGTGAGTTCCCGGTGGTGCGCGTCCCCCCTCCCGGTACTGGTAACTTGGCCCCGGTGAGGCCTCCAGCAGCCTCTCACTCCTCTCCGGTTTCCCCGCAGGTCTCTGATACGGAGTTGGGTGCTTCGGGAGATTCTGAAAGTAAGTGTGGGGTTACGGCCCGGTCCGGGAGGAGGCCCCGGGGGCTGATCCTCCTCCCGTGCCGGTGCAGTGGAGCTGCTGCGGAGCCTCCTCTCCCGGACGCTGGGGCTGGGCGGGGAGAAACCGGAGAAGGTGCTGGACGAGCTGTCACTGGAGGGAGTGAGCCGGTTCCTGCGGAGCGACAAATGTACGGGGGGGGGAGACACCGGGACACCGGGGAGGCGGTtttggagggtggggggagaacCGGGgaggtggtttggggggggagagggaaccGGGGAGGCGGTTTTTGGGGGCGAGAATCGAGGAGGTGgtttgcgggggggggaaccggggaggtggttttggggggcgAGAACCGAGAAGGTGgttggtgggggggggggatgggaaCCGGGGAggcagttttgggggggggaaccgGGGAGGCGGGTTTGAGGTGCCACCCTTCAGCCCTTTATTTCCCGCCCCCCCCAGGTAAGAACGTCGTGTGCATGGTGGGTGCCGGGATCTCCACCTGTGAGTACGGTTTGGGGGGGCACAGACacaaatttgggggggggggggtcctgatggtccccctgctcctccccgagccacccccccctcccacccacaGCCGCCGGGATCCCCGATTTCCGTTCGCCCGGCACCGGCCTCTACGCCAACCTGCAGAGCTACGACCTGCCCTACCCCGAGGCCATCTTCGAAATCAGCTTCTTCAAGGTACCGacccccccccactgccactttggggggaggggggggtctcAGAGACCCCCCCAATTCCCTGAGCGCCtcgtgtgtcgtccccccccacAGCAACACCCTGAACCCTTCTTTGCCCTGGCCCGGGAGCTCTACCCGGGGCAGTTCAAGGTAAGACTCTCCCTGGTCTCAGTTtcccctggctgcagcccccccccaaaaccttcccgggggctccccccccccaaaaaaaacctgacCCCCCCATTCTCTGTGCGTGCGTGTGTCCCCCCAGCCCACGGTGTGTCACTACTTCATgcggctgctgcaggagaaggggCTGTTGCTGCGCTGCTACACCCAGGTAGGGACCCCTCAACGTCAGGGAGggagtcggggggggggggggtctgggggagtttggggggtgggggggggctcgAGGTGCCCCTgaccacacccccccccccccacaacGTCACGCCCCAGTAGAACATCGACACGCTGGAGCGGGTGGCGGGGCTGGAGCCCGAGCTGCTGGTGGAAGCTCACGGCACCTTCTTCACCTCCCACTGCCTGCGCCCGTCCTGCCGGCAGCCCTACAGCCTCCAGTGGATGAAGGGTACGGGGTGGGGGGCCGGGaacattggggggggggggggccatgggacacccccaacccccccccggggcaccgctgaggctgggggcgggggtggCACGTCCCTGGTTGGGTGAGGGGACAGCTCAGGGTGGGCAAGGGGGTCCCCGTGCTCCGGGATGGGGTCCTAACGGGAGACTGTtctcccccagtgccccccaccccgtgtTCCTGTGTctccccctgacccccccccccaatatccctctgccttccccccccccactgaGCTCTCCCGTCCCCGTTTCTTCCAGAAAGGATTTTCTCGTCCCTCGTCCCCAAATGCGAGAAGTGCCAGAGCGTGGTGAAACCTGgtgagttgggggggggggcccgggagGGGCTGTACACACCCCCCCCAATGCTCCAAGGGGGCGCGtggggcccccccccgcctcggCCCTTCCGCTCACctcccgttcccccccccccagacatcGTTTTTTTCGGGGAGAG contains:
- the SIRT2 gene encoding NAD-dependent protein deacetylase sirtuin-2, giving the protein MAEPDAPGARGDEAERDAESPVSDTELGASGDSEMELLRSLLSRTLGLGGEKPEKVLDELSLEGVSRFLRSDKCKNVVCMVGAGISTSAGIPDFRSPGTGLYANLQSYDLPYPEAIFEISFFKQHPEPFFALARELYPGQFKPTVCHYFMRLLQEKGLLLRCYTQNIDTLERVAGLEPELLVEAHGTFFTSHCLRPSCRQPYSLQWMKERIFSSLVPKCEKCQSVVKPDIVFFGESLPSRFFTLLQSDFQKVDLLLIMGTSLQVQPFASLVGRVPTNTPRLLINKEKTGQSDPLMSLMGFGCGMDFDSDKAYRDVAWLGECDAGCLALAELLGWKKELEELVRREHAAIDAKAARGGEGKARGGDGESPGASGESPGGSQDPTP